DNA from Stutzerimonas decontaminans:
CGCTGAAGCAAAGCTCGGCATCCAGCTTCAACTGGCGCGCCAGCCACTGCGCCAGGCGGGCCGTCTGCAGCGCCTGGACGCTCAGCTGCGCCGCCAGCTCGGCAAGACGCGGTTCCACCAGCCTGGCGTTGTGCTGCAGGGCCAGCTCCGTTACCAGTTGCAAGCTGCGCGCGGCACCCAGCTGCCGTTGCGCCTGCGCCAGGCTAAGACACGGACTCGCCTGTTGCGAATCGCTGCTGGCGACGCTGATCAGCCTCGCCGTGACCTGTGGATCGTGCGACAGCAGTTCTTCGAGTTCCGCGAAGTCCTGATCGCCGCCCTGCAAGCGTTGCAGCGCCGTCAGTACCGCGTCCAGCAGCGGCGCTCCACGGTTGTACGGACGCATACGCTCGAGAAAGCTATCGAGATCGTCTACAGCAGCAACGACGGACGCGCCGCTCCATCCGGCCGATCGCGGCAGCAGCTTGTCCAGCCGCTGGCGCAGGTCTGCGAGATCGTAGGGTTTGCCGAGATAGGCAGCCGGCGTCAGCGGGAGCACGGTGCGCACGCTGGCGGTATCGGTACGCGCACTGATCAGCACGCAGGGCAGTCGCTGGGTCGGACCGTAGCGGCGCAGTTCGCGCAGCAGCTGGCGGCCATCGAGGCCATCCAGTTCACCATCTACGATCAGCAGGCTGGGCACCTGTCGTTTGCACAGCTCCAGCGCAGCATGTCCATCCGCCGCCGGCTGCACACGCATACCAGGGCGCAATTCACGCACCAGCTGACAAAGCTGATCCGCGCGCCAGGGTTCGTTGTAGGCAACCAGAACGAAGGAGACTTGGGCCGAGATGCTCACTGCGCTACTCGTTGAAGATGTCACCACAGCCTAGCAGCGGCATAGGTAGGCGGCGACGGTCTTCACGAGAAGGGATCGCGCCAGTGGGGGCGCGATTTTGCACGGAATGATGGCAAACAGCCAGCCTCAGGCCCTGAGGCTAGCTGTCGCAGGTGGCTCGGCTCAGATCCCCATGCAGAGATACTTGATCTCCAGGTAATCCTCGATGCCGTACTTGGAGCCCTCGCGGCCGAGGCCAGAGGATTTCACCCCGCCGAATGGCGCCACCTCGGTGGAGATCAGCCCGGTATTGATACCGACCATGCCGTACTCCAGCGCCTCGGCGACGCGGAACACCCGGCCCAGATCGCGCGCATAGAAATAGGAAGCCAGGCCGAACTCG
Protein-coding regions in this window:
- a CDS encoding HDOD domain-containing protein; the protein is MSISAQVSFVLVAYNEPWRADQLCQLVRELRPGMRVQPAADGHAALELCKRQVPSLLIVDGELDGLDGRQLLRELRRYGPTQRLPCVLISARTDTASVRTVLPLTPAAYLGKPYDLADLRQRLDKLLPRSAGWSGASVVAAVDDLDSFLERMRPYNRGAPLLDAVLTALQRLQGGDQDFAELEELLSHDPQVTARLISVASSDSQQASPCLSLAQAQRQLGAARSLQLVTELALQHNARLVEPRLAELAAQLSVQALQTARLAQWLARQLKLDAELCFSAGLLQNIGELALLRSLQEWLDSGGVLDESQLQRCLRERAAGFGSALRAQWALPLELRQVISAYYALGAGALRREALVLNLTRLLIELPGDAEPASLAGERTVRLLRIDPDLLARAPRHAVGG